TGGAAAGGATTAATTAACGATCCCCATATGGATGGCTCATTTGATATGGAGCATGGCTTACACCTTGCCCGTCAATTATTGCTGAAGCTGGTTGAAATGGGATTGCCGCTGGCAACCGAGGCGCTTGATCCAAATAGCCCGCAATACTTAGGCGACCTGTTCAGTTGGTCAGCCATTGGGGCGCGCACAACCGAATCACAAACCCACCGCGAAATGGCATCTGGCCTGTCGATGCCGGTTGGTTTTAAAAATGGTACCGACGGCAGCCTAGGAACCGCGATTAATGCGATGAAAGCCGCTTCTATGCCGCATCGCTTTATGGGAATTAATCAATCAGGTCAGGTTTGTCTGTTGCAAACGCAGGGCAATCCAAATGGTCATATCATTCTGCGCGGTGGTAAGACACCAAACTACGAAGCGGAACACGTACAGGATTGTGAAGAGCAAATGCGTAAGGCTGGACTTAACCCGGCGTTAATGATCGACTGTAGCCACGGTAACTCCAATAAAGATTTCCGCCGTCAGGCTGACGTAGTCTACTCCTTGCTGGAACAAATTAAGGCCGGTAACCGTTCTATTATTGGAATGATGCTGGAAAGCAATATTCATGAAGGCAATCAATCATCGGAACAGCCAAGAGCTGACATGTGCTATGGCGTATCCGTAACCGATGCCTGCATCAACTGGGAAACTACCGACACCTTATTACGCAAAGTACATGAAGAACTGAAGGTAAAGAC
Above is a window of Limnobaculum parvum DNA encoding:
- a CDS encoding 3-deoxy-7-phosphoheptulonate synthase — its product is MQKDVLNNVNISAEQVLITPEELKARYPLSASDEVNISAARQTIANILHGRDDRLLVVCGPCSIHDPDAAIDYAHRLKKLADETQDRLYIVMRVYFEKPRTTVGWKGLINDPHMDGSFDMEHGLHLARQLLLKLVEMGLPLATEALDPNSPQYLGDLFSWSAIGARTTESQTHREMASGLSMPVGFKNGTDGSLGTAINAMKAASMPHRFMGINQSGQVCLLQTQGNPNGHIILRGGKTPNYEAEHVQDCEEQMRKAGLNPALMIDCSHGNSNKDFRRQADVVYSLLEQIKAGNRSIIGMMLESNIHEGNQSSEQPRADMCYGVSVTDACINWETTDTLLRKVHEELKVKTLVCP